Proteins from a genomic interval of Gadus macrocephalus chromosome 2, ASM3116895v1:
- the nfatc2ip gene encoding NFATC2-interacting protein isoform X3 — MKRGKVIKSMSDSDSDRVTPVKPRPKRRRIIFDPSTINAVPIYTNKVNKCLQLKPTSAVLTHSSSCDPAEATPYSNSAPECHNFCLTDSEEEEERKLPNHTKISESVALLSPSPPRTPNVPRVQVSTSVWRAMDEVNSRLGSVSSLLTLSPEGKGGMRTRGQALQRAAPGPSLTDAQHYDDDIIETSVLLSPSLEPEDPLVGREIQLKFRCRTEIHRIPVVSSRPLGEAVEVLAVKLKVPPSRILLLRKETELPIHSSANQLGLSIADIIGGVPGLHPLSVHSQPVIRRSG; from the exons ATGAAACGAGGGAAAGTGATAAAGTCT ATGTCGGACAGTGACAGTGACCGGGTCACTCCCGTGAAACCCCGACCCAAACGCCGCCGAATCATCTTCGACCCCTCCACCATCAACGCGGTTCCCATCTACACCAACAAA GTGAATAAATGTCTACAGCTGAAGCCGACCTCTGCGGTGCTAACGCACAGCAGCTCAT GCGACCCAGCAGAGGCTACACCGTACAGCAACTCGGCACCCGAATGTCACAACTTCTGCCTCACCGattctgaggaagaggaggagcgcaAACTCCCCAACCACACTAAGATCAG CGAGAGTGtggccctcctctccccctcccctccccggaCCCCGAATGTTCCCCGGGTCCAGGTGTCTACCTCGGTCTGGAGGGCCATGGA tGAGGTGAACAGCAGGCTgggctctgtctcctccctgcttactctctctccagaggggaagggggggatgaGAACCAGAGGACAAGCCCTCCAACGTGCCGCCCCCGGCCCCTCGCTGACTGACGCCCAACACTACGATGATGACATCATCGAGACCTCTGTGCTCCTGAGCCCGTCCCTGGAGCCCGAAGACCCTCTAGTGGGCCGCGAGATCCAGCTCAAGTTCCGCTGTCGGACAGAGATCCATCGGATCCCTGTGGTGTCG TCCAGACCACtgggggaggcggtggaggtgctGGCAGTCAAGCTCAAGGTCCCGCCCTCCCGCATCCTCCTGCTCAGGAAGGAGACGGAGCTGCCTATTCactcctcagccaatcagctcgGCCTGAGCATCGCTGACATCATCG gAGGCGTCCCTGGGCTCCATCCTCTCTCAGTACACAGCCAGCCGGTCATCCGGCGGTCAGGCTAA
- the nfatc2ip gene encoding NFATC2-interacting protein isoform X1: protein MKRGKVIKSMSDSDSDRVTPVKPRPKRRRIIFDPSTINAVPIYTNKVNKCLQLKPTSAVLTHSSSCDPAEATPYSNSAPECHNFCLTDSEEEEERKLPNHTKISESVALLSPSPPRTPNVPRVQVSTSVWRAMDEVNSRLGSVSSLLTLSPEGKGGMRTRGQALQRAAPGPSLTDAQHYDDDIIETSVLLSPSLEPEDPLVGREIQLKFRCRTEIHRIPVVSSRPLGEAVEVLAVKLKVPPSRILLLRKETELPIHSSANQLGLSIADIIDCVVMAEDTKQETQSNDIITVRIQGIDRGSTREYSLHKEASLGSILSQYTASRSSGGQAKMNFQFDGSKITASQTPTQLDMEDGDVIEVWS from the exons ATGAAACGAGGGAAAGTGATAAAGTCT ATGTCGGACAGTGACAGTGACCGGGTCACTCCCGTGAAACCCCGACCCAAACGCCGCCGAATCATCTTCGACCCCTCCACCATCAACGCGGTTCCCATCTACACCAACAAA GTGAATAAATGTCTACAGCTGAAGCCGACCTCTGCGGTGCTAACGCACAGCAGCTCAT GCGACCCAGCAGAGGCTACACCGTACAGCAACTCGGCACCCGAATGTCACAACTTCTGCCTCACCGattctgaggaagaggaggagcgcaAACTCCCCAACCACACTAAGATCAG CGAGAGTGtggccctcctctccccctcccctccccggaCCCCGAATGTTCCCCGGGTCCAGGTGTCTACCTCGGTCTGGAGGGCCATGGA tGAGGTGAACAGCAGGCTgggctctgtctcctccctgcttactctctctccagaggggaagggggggatgaGAACCAGAGGACAAGCCCTCCAACGTGCCGCCCCCGGCCCCTCGCTGACTGACGCCCAACACTACGATGATGACATCATCGAGACCTCTGTGCTCCTGAGCCCGTCCCTGGAGCCCGAAGACCCTCTAGTGGGCCGCGAGATCCAGCTCAAGTTCCGCTGTCGGACAGAGATCCATCGGATCCCTGTGGTGTCG TCCAGACCACtgggggaggcggtggaggtgctGGCAGTCAAGCTCAAGGTCCCGCCCTCCCGCATCCTCCTGCTCAGGAAGGAGACGGAGCTGCCTATTCactcctcagccaatcagctcgGCCTGAGCATCGCTGACATCATCG atTGTGTTGTCATGGCAGAAGATACTAAGCAGGAGACGCAGAGCAATGACATCATCACCGTGCGCATACAAGGAATAGACAGAGGCTCAACTCGGGAGTATTCCCTACACAAA gAGGCGTCCCTGGGCTCCATCCTCTCTCAGTACACAGCCAGCCGGTCATCCGGCGGTCAGGCTAAAATGAACTTCCAGTTCGATGGCTCAAAGATCACAGCAAGTCAGACGCCCACCCAGCTGGACATGGAAGACGGCGATGTCATCGAGGTGTGGAGCTGA
- the nfatc2ip gene encoding NFATC2-interacting protein isoform X2 has protein sequence MSDSDSDRVTPVKPRPKRRRIIFDPSTINAVPIYTNKVNKCLQLKPTSAVLTHSSSCDPAEATPYSNSAPECHNFCLTDSEEEEERKLPNHTKISESVALLSPSPPRTPNVPRVQVSTSVWRAMDEVNSRLGSVSSLLTLSPEGKGGMRTRGQALQRAAPGPSLTDAQHYDDDIIETSVLLSPSLEPEDPLVGREIQLKFRCRTEIHRIPVVSSRPLGEAVEVLAVKLKVPPSRILLLRKETELPIHSSANQLGLSIADIIDCVVMAEDTKQETQSNDIITVRIQGIDRGSTREYSLHKEASLGSILSQYTASRSSGGQAKMNFQFDGSKITASQTPTQLDMEDGDVIEVWS, from the exons ATGTCGGACAGTGACAGTGACCGGGTCACTCCCGTGAAACCCCGACCCAAACGCCGCCGAATCATCTTCGACCCCTCCACCATCAACGCGGTTCCCATCTACACCAACAAA GTGAATAAATGTCTACAGCTGAAGCCGACCTCTGCGGTGCTAACGCACAGCAGCTCAT GCGACCCAGCAGAGGCTACACCGTACAGCAACTCGGCACCCGAATGTCACAACTTCTGCCTCACCGattctgaggaagaggaggagcgcaAACTCCCCAACCACACTAAGATCAG CGAGAGTGtggccctcctctccccctcccctccccggaCCCCGAATGTTCCCCGGGTCCAGGTGTCTACCTCGGTCTGGAGGGCCATGGA tGAGGTGAACAGCAGGCTgggctctgtctcctccctgcttactctctctccagaggggaagggggggatgaGAACCAGAGGACAAGCCCTCCAACGTGCCGCCCCCGGCCCCTCGCTGACTGACGCCCAACACTACGATGATGACATCATCGAGACCTCTGTGCTCCTGAGCCCGTCCCTGGAGCCCGAAGACCCTCTAGTGGGCCGCGAGATCCAGCTCAAGTTCCGCTGTCGGACAGAGATCCATCGGATCCCTGTGGTGTCG TCCAGACCACtgggggaggcggtggaggtgctGGCAGTCAAGCTCAAGGTCCCGCCCTCCCGCATCCTCCTGCTCAGGAAGGAGACGGAGCTGCCTATTCactcctcagccaatcagctcgGCCTGAGCATCGCTGACATCATCG atTGTGTTGTCATGGCAGAAGATACTAAGCAGGAGACGCAGAGCAATGACATCATCACCGTGCGCATACAAGGAATAGACAGAGGCTCAACTCGGGAGTATTCCCTACACAAA gAGGCGTCCCTGGGCTCCATCCTCTCTCAGTACACAGCCAGCCGGTCATCCGGCGGTCAGGCTAAAATGAACTTCCAGTTCGATGGCTCAAAGATCACAGCAAGTCAGACGCCCACCCAGCTGGACATGGAAGACGGCGATGTCATCGAGGTGTGGAGCTGA
- the nfatc2ip gene encoding NFATC2-interacting protein isoform X4 has translation MSDSDSDRVTPVKPRPKRRRIIFDPSTINAVPIYTNKVNKCLQLKPTSAVLTHSSSCDPAEATPYSNSAPECHNFCLTDSEEEEERKLPNHTKISESVALLSPSPPRTPNVPRVQVSTSVWRAMDEVNSRLGSVSSLLTLSPEGKGGMRTRGQALQRAAPGPSLTDAQHYDDDIIETSVLLSPSLEPEDPLVGREIQLKFRCRTEIHRIPVVSSRPLGEAVEVLAVKLKVPPSRILLLRKETELPIHSSANQLGLSIADIIGGVPGLHPLSVHSQPVIRRSG, from the exons ATGTCGGACAGTGACAGTGACCGGGTCACTCCCGTGAAACCCCGACCCAAACGCCGCCGAATCATCTTCGACCCCTCCACCATCAACGCGGTTCCCATCTACACCAACAAA GTGAATAAATGTCTACAGCTGAAGCCGACCTCTGCGGTGCTAACGCACAGCAGCTCAT GCGACCCAGCAGAGGCTACACCGTACAGCAACTCGGCACCCGAATGTCACAACTTCTGCCTCACCGattctgaggaagaggaggagcgcaAACTCCCCAACCACACTAAGATCAG CGAGAGTGtggccctcctctccccctcccctccccggaCCCCGAATGTTCCCCGGGTCCAGGTGTCTACCTCGGTCTGGAGGGCCATGGA tGAGGTGAACAGCAGGCTgggctctgtctcctccctgcttactctctctccagaggggaagggggggatgaGAACCAGAGGACAAGCCCTCCAACGTGCCGCCCCCGGCCCCTCGCTGACTGACGCCCAACACTACGATGATGACATCATCGAGACCTCTGTGCTCCTGAGCCCGTCCCTGGAGCCCGAAGACCCTCTAGTGGGCCGCGAGATCCAGCTCAAGTTCCGCTGTCGGACAGAGATCCATCGGATCCCTGTGGTGTCG TCCAGACCACtgggggaggcggtggaggtgctGGCAGTCAAGCTCAAGGTCCCGCCCTCCCGCATCCTCCTGCTCAGGAAGGAGACGGAGCTGCCTATTCactcctcagccaatcagctcgGCCTGAGCATCGCTGACATCATCG gAGGCGTCCCTGGGCTCCATCCTCTCTCAGTACACAGCCAGCCGGTCATCCGGCGGTCAGGCTAA
- the spns1 gene encoding protein spinster homolog 1 isoform X2, giving the protein MSLSDPVGDTTHFLSDDSEGEEPGARPGQEEESPSGVSVNRARLTVAVLFYINLLNYMDRFTVAGVLPDIENYFGISDGNSGLLQTVFVCSYMLLAPCFGYLGDRYNRKWIMLVGISFWSLVTLASSYTPKNSFWALLLTRGLVGVGEASYSTIAPTIIADLYVKEKRTVMLSVFYFAIPVGSGLGYIVGSSVDKLAGDWHWALRVTPGLGLLAVLMLLFVVKEPKRGGVEARPEHQLQRTSWLADMKSLSRNWSFMLSTFGFTAVAFVTGSLALWAPTFLYRAAIFTGEKPPCVSANCDNSDSLYFGIVTCVTGVLGVTSGMLVSRSLRKRTQRADPLVCAAGLLLSAPFLFLAIIFAQSSTVATYVFIFLGETFLSMNWAIVADILLYVVIPTRRSTAAAFQIVLSHCLGDAGSPYLIGVVSDSLRKRDSYLWQFRSLQVSLMLCSFVAVVGGGFFLATALFIEGDRNRAENYSPSDDEPIVVPRSGRSTKVPVSSVLI; this is encoded by the exons ATGTCTCTGAGCGATCCCGTCGGCGACACGACACACTTCCTCTCCGATGAcagcgagggggaggagccgggggcgCGGCCTggccaggaggaggagtcacCGAGCGGCGTATCGGTGAACAGGGCGAGGCTAACCGTGGCTGTCCTCTTCTACATCAACCTTCTGAACTACATGGACCGCTTCACCGTAGCGG GTGTGCTTCCTGATATCGAGAACTACTTTGGCATCAGCGACGGGAACTCTGGCCTGCTCCAAACGG TCTTTGTCTGTAGTTACATGCTCCTGGCGCCATGCTTTGGTTACCTGGGCGACCGCTACAACAGGAAATGGATCATGTTAGTAGGCATCTCCTTCTGGTCCCTGGTGACGCTGGCCAGCTCCTACACACCAAAAAAC AGTTTCTGGGCTCTGCTGCTGACCAGGGGCCtggtgggtgtgggggaggCCAGCTACTCCACCATCGCCCCCACCATCATCGCTGACCTCTACGTGAAGGAGAAGAGGACCGTCATGCTCTCGGTGTTCTACTTTGCCATCCCGGTCGGCAG cggTCTTGGCTACATCGTTGGCTCCTCGGTGGACAAATTGGCCGGGGACTGGCATTGGGCCTTGAGG gTGACCCCGGGGTTGGGCCTCCTGGCGGTGCTGATGCTGCTGTTCGTGGTCAAGGAGcccaagagggggggggtggaggcccGTCCCGAGCACCAGCTCCAGAGGACCAGCTGGCTCGCCGACATGAAGTCCCTCAGCAGGAA CTGGAGTTTCATGCTGTCCACGTTTGGTTTCACGGCGGTGGCCTTTGTGACGGGCTCGCTGGCCCTCTGGGCGCCCACCTTCCTCTACCGGGCCGCCATCTTCACGGGCGAGAAGCCGCCGTGTGTGTCCGCCAACTGCGACAACTCTGACAG cctgtacTTCGGCATCGTCACGTGTGTGACGGGCGTCCTGGGCGTGACCAGCGGGATGTTGGTCAGCCGGAGCCTCCGGAAGCGGACCCAGCGCGCCGACCCCCTGGTGTGCGCGGCCGGTCTGCTGCTCTCCgcgcccttcctcttcctcgccaTCATCTTCGCTCAGTCCAGCACCGTCGCCACCTAC GTCTTCATCTTCCTTGGCGAGACCTTCCTGTCCATGAACTGGGCCATAGTGGCTGACATACTGCTG TACGTGGTGATTCCGACGAGGCGTTCCACAGCGGCAGCGTTCCAGATAGTTCTGTCCCACTGCCTGGGAGATGCAGGAAGTCCCTACCTCATCGGAgtg gtatctGACTCCCTGAGGAAGAGGGATTCGTACCTGTGGCAGTTCCGCTCCCTGCAGGTGTCCCTGATGCTCTGCTCCTTCGTGGCCGTGGTTGGAGGGGGCTTTTTCCTGGCCACCGCCCTGTTCATCGAGGGAGACCGCAACCGTGCAGAGAACTACTCCCCCTCAG ATGACGAGCCAATTGTGGTTCCCAGGAGCGGCCGGTCGACCAAGGTGCCTGTATCAAGTGTTCTGATTTGA
- the spns1 gene encoding protein spinster homolog 1 isoform X1 yields MSLSDPVGDTTHFLSDDSEGEEPGARPGQEEESPSGVSVNRARLTVAVLFYINLLNYMDRFTVAGVLPDIENYFGISDGNSGLLQTVFVCSYMLLAPCFGYLGDRYNRKWIMLVGISFWSLVTLASSYTPKNSFWALLLTRGLVGVGEASYSTIAPTIIADLYVKEKRTVMLSVFYFAIPVGSGLGYIVGSSVDKLAGDWHWALRVTPGLGLLAVLMLLFVVKEPKRGGVEARPEHQLQRTSWLADMKSLSRNWSFMLSTFGFTAVAFVTGSLALWAPTFLYRAAIFTGEKPPCVSANCDNSDSLYFGIVTCVTGVLGVTSGMLVSRSLRKRTQRADPLVCAAGLLLSAPFLFLAIIFAQSSTVATYVFIFLGETFLSMNWAIVADILLYVVIPTRRSTAAAFQIVLSHCLGDAGSPYLIGVVSDSLRKRDSYLWQFRSLQVSLMLCSFVAVVGGGFFLATALFIEGDRNRAENYSPSATDDEPIVVPRSGRSTKVPVSSVLI; encoded by the exons ATGTCTCTGAGCGATCCCGTCGGCGACACGACACACTTCCTCTCCGATGAcagcgagggggaggagccgggggcgCGGCCTggccaggaggaggagtcacCGAGCGGCGTATCGGTGAACAGGGCGAGGCTAACCGTGGCTGTCCTCTTCTACATCAACCTTCTGAACTACATGGACCGCTTCACCGTAGCGG GTGTGCTTCCTGATATCGAGAACTACTTTGGCATCAGCGACGGGAACTCTGGCCTGCTCCAAACGG TCTTTGTCTGTAGTTACATGCTCCTGGCGCCATGCTTTGGTTACCTGGGCGACCGCTACAACAGGAAATGGATCATGTTAGTAGGCATCTCCTTCTGGTCCCTGGTGACGCTGGCCAGCTCCTACACACCAAAAAAC AGTTTCTGGGCTCTGCTGCTGACCAGGGGCCtggtgggtgtgggggaggCCAGCTACTCCACCATCGCCCCCACCATCATCGCTGACCTCTACGTGAAGGAGAAGAGGACCGTCATGCTCTCGGTGTTCTACTTTGCCATCCCGGTCGGCAG cggTCTTGGCTACATCGTTGGCTCCTCGGTGGACAAATTGGCCGGGGACTGGCATTGGGCCTTGAGG gTGACCCCGGGGTTGGGCCTCCTGGCGGTGCTGATGCTGCTGTTCGTGGTCAAGGAGcccaagagggggggggtggaggcccGTCCCGAGCACCAGCTCCAGAGGACCAGCTGGCTCGCCGACATGAAGTCCCTCAGCAGGAA CTGGAGTTTCATGCTGTCCACGTTTGGTTTCACGGCGGTGGCCTTTGTGACGGGCTCGCTGGCCCTCTGGGCGCCCACCTTCCTCTACCGGGCCGCCATCTTCACGGGCGAGAAGCCGCCGTGTGTGTCCGCCAACTGCGACAACTCTGACAG cctgtacTTCGGCATCGTCACGTGTGTGACGGGCGTCCTGGGCGTGACCAGCGGGATGTTGGTCAGCCGGAGCCTCCGGAAGCGGACCCAGCGCGCCGACCCCCTGGTGTGCGCGGCCGGTCTGCTGCTCTCCgcgcccttcctcttcctcgccaTCATCTTCGCTCAGTCCAGCACCGTCGCCACCTAC GTCTTCATCTTCCTTGGCGAGACCTTCCTGTCCATGAACTGGGCCATAGTGGCTGACATACTGCTG TACGTGGTGATTCCGACGAGGCGTTCCACAGCGGCAGCGTTCCAGATAGTTCTGTCCCACTGCCTGGGAGATGCAGGAAGTCCCTACCTCATCGGAgtg gtatctGACTCCCTGAGGAAGAGGGATTCGTACCTGTGGCAGTTCCGCTCCCTGCAGGTGTCCCTGATGCTCTGCTCCTTCGTGGCCGTGGTTGGAGGGGGCTTTTTCCTGGCCACCGCCCTGTTCATCGAGGGAGACCGCAACCGTGCAGAGAACTACTCCCCCTCAG CAACAGATGACGAGCCAATTGTGGTTCCCAGGAGCGGCCGGTCGACCAAGGTGCCTGTATCAAGTGTTCTGATTTGA
- the LOC132445553 gene encoding uncharacterized protein LOC132445553: MVVSNWLVSPALLVQLPVAAFSLVFMAMLCLRCRDRRPLVIHQGALSDDYVQQNTFRVIHPYQNSTGAGGIPSPLFPSSPVVPERRPSFTPTENESIPSYITPVEEQDLFQDDYIEVLEDPPCDGPGVETLSVDSGSATEGDYVNWDQKNQKNQDLSEDDSADNYINVPLLNSGKLTEQHFLLRRASDFYVWNKLLFFHPLNFSTKCFQLSS, translated from the exons ATGGTGGTCTCCAATTGGCTGGTTTCTCCCGCGTTGCTAGTGCAGCTGCCGGTCGCTGCCTTCTCCCTGGTCTTCATGGCGATGCTTTGCTTAAGATGCAGAGACAGGCGTCCGCTGG TGATCCACCAGGGGGCACTTTCTGATGATTATGTACA GCAGAACACCTTCAGAGTCATCCACCCAT ACCAAAACTCAACCGGAGCCGGCGgtatcccctcccccctctt tCCAAGTTCTCCTGTGGTTCCAGAGCGACGCCCATCTTTCACGCCCACAGAAAACG AGAGCATTCCAAGTTACATCACTCCAGTAGAAG AACAGGATCTATTTCAAGATGACTACAT CGAGGTCTTGGAAGACCCACCTTGTGACGGACCCGGTGTGGAAACTCTGAGCGTGGACTCAGGATCAG CGACCGAGGGGGACTATGTGAACTGGGACCAGAAGAACCAGAAGAACCAGGACCTGAGCGAGGATGACTCAG CGGACAACTACATCAACGTGCCTCTGCTGAACTCAGGCAAGCTAACTGAACAACACTTCCTCCTTCGAAGAGCCTCTGACTTTTACGTCTGGAACAAGTTACTTTTCTTTCACCCTTTGAATTTTTCAACTAAGTGCTTTCAATTATCGTCATAA